The Gossypium arboreum isolate Shixiya-1 chromosome 6, ASM2569848v2, whole genome shotgun sequence DNA window gagagctacgggatatatgtagctaggtcgcatacgtggttccaagtgaaggacaccatgtagacaagagagctacgagataaattggctaggtcacatgggtggtactgagtgttcaccatgtgtacaagagagccgaactatatgatgggtggagctatgtgctgaaaccaccaagtatcgaggattgatccgaagtgttcaacggagactctctatgtattgctttgtgagttttgtgatgaataagtgcaggaagttgattatgtgaatgatgtgttcattaagtgaccaggatgtggtgaggttataaacaagtaagttatacatgaggatgattttatggtgaccttgtgatcatgggcctatacttttgatgtatgaaatgtggtgaaaatgatttgtgatatgtatgttaaaatgaggttaatacaaagaaagtgtgaaagagtgaattagcaataaaactgttttggacagtagcagtgacatgattttaaaaaaacaccaaaaatagtagaaattgaatcagagacttaatgagatatcaaattaaagctcaatgagtctattttcatataaaataaatagatcaagaaaagaagttctatattttgagatatttatgtttttatgagaCTGGTTCataatgattacgtgatcccctgttctgactttggaaaatcacaaaattttagataaaaataattagaggcttaaacttatatttttaaaataactaatgagtctatttttaggataaatcaacaagaacattatctgagttctgtactataagataattaaattttattgaagagaggtcagaactatcagaaagtgaaatagggaaattttaatgaataaactgtactaattggataaaccaaaaattatgaaaattttatggtggaaatatatgtgagtctagttttaggtgaAATTTAGGGATAttaattttgagctctgtagctcgaattataaataagtaagtgactatgactcatgtggacagtttgatgagagcatttattagtaaattgtgaaatcgtacttacaagaatgctatatacattaaggatgtggaatggagaggaggaggaggaaaataaatatatgttgaatacatggaaactatggtatatgaaatattgatataatgaaataaatgatatgagtttacaagaaaacagaaagagaatgatatgcatcatgacatgtatatatatatatatgactagtctcaatgtaatgcttgttgggtatggagttgaattgaaatgtttcaggcaaacatgttattttgtgtatctgaattgtggtattttataaagatatgatctagttttaaatatgaatgcttgatgattaagctgaagatagtttgtaagatgataatcttggtataaatgtataagtggtactataaaaaacaaggtaaaatgagtatgagagacacatgtatgatgacatacaaatgctatgtttgtggtttaattgagaatatttaatcattaaatgaataccgtgttatatgcttttgattttgtataagtgtgtaagagattaaggttgaccaaagcttggaaaatagcctaggtatattccacacagggcagagacacgaccatgtgcctcggcggtgtatggaacacgacttggggacacggcgtgtggagccttaaagcatgaaatttccaagattttcgtaagttctcagtttagtcccgaaccctttctaaagtatgttttgggcttcgtagactcaaataagggactatgtgtaagtgaatgaacgttttgaaatatgaatgaaattttatggcccgtattttagtttaatgtttgtatatttGTGCAGTAACATACCGTACCTTATCCCGACCTCTCGAGTGcacggtaagggtgttacatgggaaaactcgattgattaatacaatacccaaggaaaaatccacctagacttcacttgttatttgactctgaattagacgatttattcagtTGACTTttttcgtagaaatccctaagttatattattatctctctcgagactaataacgtctaaccttaggttgattaattgaaatctctttctaattaacaccctagtgttccattaactctatctatggattcccttattaggtttcaccctaatctggcaaaatcttgccaccctatctctaggcgtgcaatcaactccgcttaattacgacaaatttactcttagatagggacttttgctcctcttaATAAGCACATTAACTTggatcaatatcctggaatattaaaacaagaattaagaatacataattaagaacaagtcaaatatttatcatacaattcggataataataacaagatccgtcttaggtttcattccccttaggtagttagggggtttagttcataattatgaaagaaaatatctcaaaggaataaagataacaaaacataaagaaaacccaaaactcttgaaggaaattgaaggatatcttcagtcttgacgatcaatccggctcttgagatggatcaatcggcttccttcgagtaattccctGCATCCTACTCCATGTTTCTTTTcaaagtgcctcctcaggtgtttaattaggctttggaatgcctaagatccctcaaaagtggccttttcagaataggactaaacttaggctcaacagggacatgcccgtgtgacacgcccatgtgcaatttcttcaatccgtgttcaaggctgttacataggcacgggcgtgtggtctacccgtgtaagttgtgcttcgattctgccaaatggacacgggcatgtagcttacccgtgtgaggaagtccaggccgtgttaatttcccatgttggtccattttctctgttttcggcctgtttctcactctttttactctcctaggctcacttaagtataaaacatgaaattaaaggattaggagcatcgaattcaccaaatctaagaataattcatccaaaaatatgctaagcatgaggtaaaaatatgtataaattatggtttatcatatatgcatataagtttatatatattcggttatataataatattatggctttgaaattgaatgatattttgataatAGATATTTGAATATTCGCCAACAGAAagtttatatataaaagtatttttTCTATGTGAATTTCTAATggtttattttagtttaattaaattaaattataaatgtgattaaatttttcatttgcttatgacttactaagctatgttagCTTACTCTCTGTATGTGTTTGcttctgtcttatagattttggagactagttacagactcggggatcgtcagagaagcttatcacactatTGATTattttcggtattttataagttgaatttcgaacctatggcatgtataggctagattatttTTGGATAtgatgattttggtatgtgtatatatataagccatgcgaaaatggcttgtttatttgttAAGTCCAGTTTCAAGGTTTGATTGAATTATGGTTATGTTTGATTGTGATTTTGGATGTGGTTTGTTTAGAATCGGGCAtagtatatacataagtatgaatTATTCTTGTCATGTTATTCATGGTTAAAATATTTAGGTTATGTCTTGTATTTGATAGTAATGGTTTACTTATAAAAATGTTATTATTGTATTATATAgagggaattgaataatgaaagtgtTAAATATGTGTACATGGCTTTGATGTATGTAAGTTAAGTTCTAAATTAGCAATTATGGAACATGTtcaattgggttttgatgtatgTTCGAATTGAATTAGTTAGAATTTTGAAATGTGCTCTTTTATGATACATGATTAATCAGGTATAATTATTTCTGGAATTGAAATTATGATTCATGTATTCGTATTTATAATAAGTGAAGTGTGGATATTTGAGTTTGATAATGTTAAAGTTTGTGTGTTTGTGACTATGCCTTATTTCAACGTGGAAGTGTATTTCatggtgtgtatatatatatatgtgtgtgttatTAAGTTATATGGTTCGACTTGTTTATTAGGCTGATTGATGATTTAGTAAATTGACATGAGATAAATATATATTATGGTAAGTATATTCTATGACACGTTTGAATGGTGTTTGGGTTATATGATTTAGTTGAGTATTGATATGTATGACTTATAAATTAGTCATGttgataaatttaatatatagcATATATGTGGTAATGTTGATCATATGATTTGGCAAATAGAAATGCTCAATATGATGTATATTCATATATTAGCTTATTAAGTGATGTTTTGGTTTATTACAAAGTATATAAAATTTGTATGATTTTTTTTGTGGTTAACTTTACTACCCGAATTGATATAAAGTAAGTTGGTATTGGGTTAAATTTTGGTATAATGCATAGTTTGTGTAATATGCATGGTTGGATTCGGCATTTGTACTTATAAATTAGTTTGAATTGATTTGATTTCATGATtgtattataaacatgttgtaATGGTTATATGACTAGTTATTAAGTGAATTAAATGCAGGATTATATTTGAGTGGTCATAGGTTTAGTTATAAATTATGCTTATGAAATCATTGGTTGTGAAATgatcaactttttttttattagaaAATGGTTTATTTAAGCTTATGGTTGAATGGAATATTCGTATTACATATATGATTAATCTTGGTGGCCAAATAGGTGGGCAAATGAATTGATcatgtatttgaaattttgtcATGATGTTGGCAtttaaattttggtatgtttgatttggTAATTATGCTTTGAAATGATTTGTGGATTGTTTAAATATGTGATGATTGACATAATGGTATACATATATAGtaataaagaaaaatgaaagttgaCATTGAACAATGCATATGTATTTAGTATGTTTTAATATTCAGTTAATGTATTGGAaattgaccatatgaatagtaattCAGGTTATAAGCTAACAAGTTGATTATATgtgattttaataaaaattgtttTGTACTATGTGTAAATGATTCAAGAATTGTTAACTAAAGTTACAATTGTATACctttgaatatgatttgagtgactgtatgaatgtatgaaagttttttctttctggtaatacctcttaaccccaTTCTGGCGATAGACacgggttagtggtgttacagTAAGTcaatgatgtggaaatatgacaatCTGTttcaagttggtacaggtatgtacgataaactcatatgaatgagctcaatatgtgatgaacttttggtaagattgaaattgTGTAAGTTATGTTTACAAATTAAGTTATacctatgaatttatgataacacataagtaaactatgttatgtcaaTGGTGTTTATACatatgattatgttgctatttatttgcatgtgaacttactaagctttatgcttactcccctctctttctcattttcttatagtattgccaagccagctcagggatcgaaggatGTCGGAGGCTCGAACCACACTATCAATgagacatttgggtatagttagtctcaatattttgagtctggcatgtataggggcttggtctttttgttatatcttatattgatttagccaaatgtattggcttatggtaatatttggttcattttgtatatgcccatgtgatatggttcatagtgatcatttgggttgtaaccctaatcaattatgcatgcatgcaatgtatTATGCTTGATGTGATTGCTTGTGGATGAGACGTGTGATGAATGGCACATGTGCTAAGTGAATGAATAATGGCTAATAAGGATGACCAAAGCTATGGTATAATTGATTAAGttgaaagtaggtttagcatgatgaatgaatatgaaattggtgtggaatgtgaTGTGAAAATATGATGGTTTGGATGTGTGATAGTTGACATTACAAAGGCATAGATTAATCATGTTTATAAGTttttgagtgactaaatatactatgttgcatgccatcTAATATGAATGAGTaaatgagcatttaagggtgacaaatggcttggaaaatagccttaatttgtccacacgagtagacacacgggcttgtgtctaggccatctatgacacacggcctaccccatgggcgtgtgatcaggccgtgtgtcccctgcaccataATTAAagcaaacagaatgcccagtagtaaacacacgggcagagacacaaccgtgtgtctcagGCGTGTAAAGGGTACGGCcttaagacatgggcatgtgcccaggccgtgtgaagtctgcacttaatttttggaatttaattcgccacacggtctgagcacactggcgtgtgacttggccatctgaccttattttggttgatgacgtcatagtcagagagttacacgggctgaagacacgggcatgtctcaagCCACACGGGATGTgttaccacatggcctacccacacgggcgtgtgactctcaaaacaagaaaattttctaggtgTCAAAAAGGTTCCGAAAGTTCTCGATTTAATCCCAAACCACTTCCAgtttatgttttgggcctcgtaggccctttaaagggacaaattgcatgtgattgaaaggtttcaaattggatgaaattttatggctcgattttgcgTGTTTGTTTACATTTAAGTTTGGTAATGTCTCAAACTCTGTCCcggcgtcagatacgggtaaaAGGTGTTACACTAGAAGTTTGAATAGTATCTTTTTCAGGCTTTTTCGGGTAGTCTCtgagaaaatgatcaagagaaccacatgtAAAACATGCCCCACTTCTCATACAACATTCCCCAAAATGTAGTTTGTTACAATATTTGCATTTAGGTTTGGGGTTACCGACACTTCCTGCACTTGCTACTGATGGGGCCGGATATCTCAGATTAGAACGTTGAGAGCTTCGATCTCTCCCAGAATATCCCACAGATGTGGTAGAATGATCATgatatttctttgatttctttgaagccgATGATTGTGACTTGCCCATAAATCTTTTACTTGAAGTTCGGGCTTCTATCTCTGCCtgcttcttttctttatttaattcttcagctttatgtTCTCGATCAGCCAGTACAACGAATTCTTATAATTCCAAAATCCCAGCTAAcaacttaatgtcttcatttaaacccttCTCAAACCGTTTACACATGGCAACTTCTGTTGGGATACACTTTCTAGCATATTCTTCAtctaacaaattctcgttcatactcagatactgtcatattcccctgtttaagctctaaaaattccttctttTTTTGGTCAAGAAATCTCTAACTAATATGCTTCTTTTTTAATTCTGTTTGGGaaaattcccatgtaacattttGCCTTAGTACAATAGAAATTAcggtattccaccactggtaggctgaGTCTTTTGGTAGAGAtacagcacatttcaaacattcttcaagtgtgcaagacaattcatccaaaactctgatggtattttctagccaaaagtCAGCCCTTTCCGGATTGTCTTCAGCAGTAGCCCTAAGTTCTTCTGCCCCATATTTTCCAATTTTATCTACTAGAGGCTTATCGGTTCTAATAGGTTCTATACCTGGTGGCATATCAGGAGCCGGTTGAGGGACAAGAgagggaggttgttgtacagtaaGATTTGTTCTCAAATATtcagtgaaccattcattcatcatttgaaagaaggcttcttttgcctcctcaccACAGCCCTCAGATACacaccttctactactactagatgcaactctttgaactgaagcttgagcattgctctcagcttcctcagattcagctctagctcgATTGGAaaacattactatatgaaaaacatgttCAAAATGGTCagaagttatcacactatcacaatttatataatggcatgtatagctaaactcgaacTTCCTACATTAGTCCAAGAATCAGCTAAaatgtagctttgataccaataaatgtaacatccgTAACCCATATCTGTCACCGTAATTCATATCTGTCACCGAAAcaaggttacaaagcattacta harbors:
- the LOC108485237 gene encoding uncharacterized protein LOC108485237: MNEWFTEYLRTNLTVQQPPSLVPQPAPDMPPEFVVLADREHKAEELNKEKKQAEIEARTSSKRFMGKSQSSASKKSKKYHDHSTTSVGYSGRDRSSQRSNLRYPAPSVASAGSVGNPKPKCKYCNKLHFGECCMRSGACFTCGSLDHFLRDYPKKPEKDTIQTSSVTPFTRI